A stretch of DNA from Montipora capricornis isolate CH-2021 chromosome 1, ASM3666992v2, whole genome shotgun sequence:
tggtatccaaaaagaaaattggggggtaaccatgcatttttgagagttaattaagcttcaatttgagaaagaacgccatacattgctttgtattttaaagcttttgacaaagattattcatgaattatctttgaaaaatgcgtggttacccccaattttctttttgaattacaataacacttgttaagatctacatttcctgcataatcacacaccggggcaaaaatatctttaattagcaggcaccgtccttaagtttacTAACCCATTGTCTCTTAagagtgagacttgatagattttactctgtctactgTCTCCTTTAATATTGTACTGAAGTCGTGGAATTACATGTACGAGCAGAGGACCCGAGCAGCAGAAATCTAAACTGATCATTAGCCAAGATGGCTCCAAGCCCATAATTTGCTAGAGTACGAAAAGGAATCAAGTAAAGCTGTTATCGTCGGAGttgtgaatgcaattttagcaattgtgtagagaagcccgaaaaattcagggtttgacgttgggagctggtcatttgtaggcTCTAATGTTTCTGCCAGGGATGAATCAATGAACTAAATGAATTATatactgaactacggatatgaaatcaattaaaggtacatgtatgatcctcgcaattattgatgcaattttagcaattaaacaaaaaaaaaacgacacaacttttaaatttgcaagacatgtttcagaTACTCAGTATCCATCTTCAGTTGAGGGATGTTTACAAATAAGTGGCTTTATATAAAGTAGGTAACAAGTAGGTGTAAATTACAAACTGTAGAACAATAAttacaaatcagtgaaaaaaggTTACATATAATACTGAAGGGATACAACGGAGTGGGAAAATAAAAGGTGCGAGTACAAAActgtaaaaaatgttgaatacaaataataattaaaggaAGAGTGTTAAATTAACATGTTTCAGTTGTTTATTCAATGCGGGTCACAATTCATCTCTGATCCAAGCAAAGATCATTGGATGGGAGTGAAACGAGTGCTCAGATACATTAAAGGAACATTGACTTATGGTTTGAAGTTTTCGGTGACTGGTCGTGAAGATGATTTGTGGGGTTTTTCAGATGCCGACTTGGCAGGGGATGCAGACAATCGACGCTTAACTTCCGGATATGTTTTCAAAGTGGCTAATTCCACAGTCAGTTGGTGCAGCAAGAAACAAGCCACAGTCGCACAATCCACTACAGAGGCAGAATATGTTGCCTTAAGTCAAGCAACACAGGAAGCAATCTACTTACGAAAGCTACTAGCTGACCTTGGTTGTAAGGCTGATTTACCTACAGTGTTGTATGAAGACAATCAAGGTGCCATAGAGATCTCAAGGAAACCAAGATTCCACAACAGAACAAAGCACATTGATTTCGCGTTTCATTTTATTCGTGAAAGAATCGcctcaaattaaattaaagttgTTTATTGTCCATCAAGTGATATGTTGGCAGATATCATGACAAAGGGACTTACTAGAAATCGATTTGAAAAACTCAGAAACTCGTTGAACGTTTATGCTTGTTAAAAGGtttattgtttttctgtttACCATAGAGGATACACATCAAATGCTTATTAAGTGGGAGTGTTAGGCAAAAAATAACCATGCAATGTGATTCGTTGAATAGGATCATTCGATACTGCTGGGGGTTACATGTGCTTCTTTGTgaatactgtttttttttttctgcatcctGTACCTTTTGTGAGTTCAGATTAAAGATGGATTGTTATTAAAGAGCAGGGCAAACAACATGTGAATTTAAAAAATAGCCTGCAAAGCCCACAAATAAAAGGGCAAAACGTTTAAAGCAGGGCAAACGAGCAAAGCGGTAAAAGTAAAACAAGGGGGACGAAAACAAACAGAAGCGTAGAACcgaaacagaaacaaaacactcGAGAACCAGAACGAAACACGAGacaaaggacagagaaaatagacgccgttttccatttaccaagaaattccggaaattccggttgggatgtaaatggaacacgcgtttttggttcgttccactggaaaatttccggaataaacggaacttctgaaaaggtagtcctgttttcccgttggaaactttccgatggaaatgtgtgttccatttacaacttttgaaaggtcttaccacttccaggctattcacggccacatttttaaattttggcgcgtaaaatcgcaatcactgggcggcgaacggacctgagttaaatggaacacgtttttcacccgatggaaatttccaccgaaatttccggaaattttttgtaaatggaaaacgcccagaGTTTCACAACTTCACCAGTTTGAGCCGGCGCGTGGGCTTCGTCAGGAGCTGGGTTTTGCAAAACAGCCTGGGCTTCTTGAAGAGCATTAGCTGGAACCTGAGGGTCAGGCATTGTGAAACTATCTGCACGACGCTTCGAGAGAATAGCATCATTCCTTTGTTTACTCCCCCTTTTATACATTCGAGGTGAGACCACTGAGAATGGTACAAATATATACAGCTCAGGTTTCTGGAAAGAGGCCTGGAAACCAGTATAATCTTTCATTGGGTGCTTGCTCATCCACCCATGCCATCTCTTCATGAACCATGTGATCGTACAACACATGAACACGGTGACCATGATTAAAACAGTGTCTCACAACTGATCGACATGCAGTTTAGCCGAATGATGAACATGAGTAGTCACTTGATCAGACTGCACGTAgaaactcaaaattttgccattaACGTTTTTCAGTTGAACAAtacgagcaaaaaaaaaaacacaattatGTGCTGGGCATGTTACTCAACAAGAGAATCAGCTCTTATATCAGTATAGGCAACAAAAAGCTACAACTGAATGCATTAACAGGCTATGGGCCCGTGGACATGTTTTAAAGCATATGACTCAAACATACCGGTACTCTAAAAATATCTGAGGGCTTCTTGACAAGAGGTCAGACTCTGCCCTTTCTGGTTCAGAATGTTTTCAATCTTGCCATTCAAACCAGGCCCATCTTCTCCATTGCAACATGCAATTGAATGTGAGCAAACCATCACAAGGTATGATAACAAGGACCAGACCAGGAAATGAATTGAGTCCCTGTGTGAAGTTGTTTTTAGATAAGcttcaaagaaaaaacatgGTAAATTCCTTCAAAACACCTCATTGTTAGGAGTTTCTGGTTTGGCGTGGTTGCCCCAGGAAACTATCACATGTTTACCACTTATAGTGACAAAACATGATAAAATTgttataagttttaaaaagaatggCGTGTATTGTTACATGCCTTCAGTGCTTCTCAGACACTGTGAAACTGTTATTTCTTACAGCAAGGGAACTTTTCAAACATTTATCTACAAAATTGAAGATGTACAAGATAACATGATAAGGCATACGACTTTATTCAAGATACATGCAGTGAAGGAAATAACGAATTACAGTGTGATAAACAAGAAGTCACAACGACTATAGTAACTATCACATAACTATTTACACATATTTGGAAATAATGAAATTATGTCAAAGGTACCGCTTTAAGACTTGTTGAGGTGGGTTATTCCACTCTTTGTGATATGCACGTTTGGACAGATAAACAAAGGAAGCTCATTACCACCTAGCTAAGTTGAAAGGCAATGGAAgccttttaaatttcaactttaACGCCAAATCACTTTATAGAACAGACTTAAGTGACCAGGATTTTATATACCTTTAGCTGTATCTTTCTATGTATGTCCATTGTAAATGTTGTTTGTTCTATATTCTTGGACTTGAACTTTCATTTAAGTTTGGTGTATTATGGTGATCATGGAAAAAATCTTCAGGAATTTTACTACAATGTTACttattaatttataaattgAACTTATAGAAATACGACCCAATAAGCTGTAACGCTTGAAACACTGTCGTGTCTATATACTGaaggtatatctatctatcttcaCTATCTAAGTCAGTTCTATGGCAAGCCCCCACGGCAAGCCTTGCATGACTCTGTCCACGTCAAAACGTGATGGACACCACAAACACATGCCAAATAAGGTGAACAAACATCcctggcgctttacaataaccTTGACAAAGAGTCTTGACTGGATAACCTGGCTGCAAATAAATGAACTTTGGAGATTCGCTTGCATCTCTCCAGGCGTTCACAGACTTCATAAAAACgtataaaatgaaaacaagtgTTTCACTTGAGGTCTTCGATTTGCCTCGCTGCCGATCAATTCAAATTTCCTGATGGAGATATACAAATATTTACGACTTGGCTTATAGTCAGTAAAGAAAataagtttttgtgatgagttCAATTGACGTTGGGTTTGAAAACAAAGCCCCTCCGACCATCAGCCAATCGGCTAGTACTTAACATACAGAATGCCGAAATGATGGAATGCTGGAACGGTGGAATACTTTAACACGGAACGCCGCAATAGTTAAGCACGGAACGCCgcaatacttaaacacggaacgctggaatacttaaacacggtaCACATGGTTTCTCCCCCCACAAGTGTTCGGGGAAAAAACGAAGAGTGGAGATTGGAACTGCATGTCCTTCAGAGTTTTTCATTGCCTAGATATTTTCGTTCCGAAGACTTAGGGAAAGCCGTGAAGAAGGAGTTACATCACTTCTGTGATGCGAGTACAAAGGGCTATGGTCAATGCAGTTACtttattgtcgtaaaaaaggttgctgttattcatcgtgatGAAGTACAATGATAATAatgtattctcgtttgtctcacgatctggtcacttgtgatgtagatcgcgacttttcgactgcatactgctagtcttcatcaggcgatgatgTCGACTGGTTACGCATCCCTTGTTTaacaggatgctccgctgtgattggttggttttcagcagctgttaTTAGGATCTGAGAACCTAGGATCTGgaaacgctacgttgacgacactTTCACCAAACTGGATCGCGGAAACGTTGATAGCTACTTACAGTATCTGAACAACCAGCAGCCTTCCATTCGTTTCGCCATGGAGACAGAGAACGACTACAAACTCGCTTTCCTTGACACCGCAGTTTCAAGAGAACCGGACGGCCGCCTCACCATCAGCGTGTACGCACACTAATTAGTACTTAGCGTATGATTCCCACCACCCGCAATCAGTAAAACGCGGTATTGTCAAGTGCCTCTACGAGCGCGCCAAACGTCTCGTAACAAAACCTTCTGTTATCTCACGGACAAGAAACACCTGTCTTCTGTTCTTGTCTCTAATGGTTaccctctttctttcttgcagacAAATCACCAAGACCAGGAAACCGAGTAGCAGTGCTGAGCCCACGATCGAGTACAAGTCTACTGCGGTTTTACCCTATGTCAAAGGCCTATCCGAACAACTTCGCCGCTGTCTACAGCAACAAGGCATACGCGCTGTTTTCAAGTCGGAGACTACATTAAGATCACATCTagtacgaccgaaagacgctgtcaagccgactaaacaagatggcgtggtttacaggattccctgtgaatgcggtaaagtctacatcggcgagactggaagacctatgcaagatagaatgaaagaacatgagcgagacatccgacttgcccgtacccagacctccgccgtttcagaacacgctaacaacaccggacacaacccgctttggaacgaagtaaagtttattgatcgtgaccctcattggtacacacgcagggtcaaaaaggcgattcacataagacttcaccctaaaaacatcaacagggatagtggaatagaaattccggaaacATGGATtcccacgatcaagaaacacaacaacagcagAACCGTATGACAGCGGATCGCCGAAGGAACAACAAGCTGAAACAGCGACAGCGAGGATCGAAACGCAtcaatcacagctgctgaaaaccaaccaatcacagtggagcatcctgcttaaaagttgacgcgtaaccagtcgacctcatcgcctgatgaagactagcagtatgcagtcgaaacgtcgtgatCTCTACATCACCAGTGACCACATcctgagacaaacgagaataccttattattattgtacttcaccacgatgaataacagcaaccttttttacgataATAGCATCATAGAAGTGATGTAACTCCTtcttcacggctttctcaaagTCTTCGGAATGAAAACATTTAGGCAATGAAAAACTCTGAAGGACATGCAGTTCCAATCTCCACTTTCGTTTTTTCCCGGAACACTTGTGGGGGGAGAAACCAAGTGTTCCAATTGTCAAAATTTTCACAactgttccgtgtttaagtattccagcgttccgtgtttaagtattccgccGTTCCACCATTCCATCATTCCCTGTTCAAGTTGTCGCCCAGCCAATCAGCGATCGCCATGCCCTCTTTATGCCACAGAACTTCTCACATCAAATTCACATGTTCATATATGTCATTCGGTCAATCTGTTTAACGCTCGAAGGTCTAATAAAGAAGTTGCGTTGCTTTCGACtcgaaagaaaatgatttttccaAAATTCATCAGAGTTGTGTTTTCGATGCTGAGTTTGTTGGCGATTGTTTCCTCACATGATAGCCGTAAACACGAACACTATTCCTTCAAAGACCTTCGGGAAGCAGTCAATGGCGATTCGCTTACTTCTGAAGATCAACAGAGGCTTTTCAACAGCCTACACCTCTTGAACTGCTCCGACGACAAACCTAGCCTGGATTATCGAAAGGTGGTGCTAGTCCAAGACAGCTCTTAGTACCGATCTTATCGCATATAAATTCTTTGATTTTGTGATATTAGGCAACTAACTTTTTACCGTGTTTGAGGAAGCTAATGGTTTcgcttttaaaaagaaagttgtCCTAAAACTAAAACTGATCCGTAAAGAAGACAACGAAAACAGAGACACGAAGaacaacaaattaaaaagaCGAAAAGCACAGAATAGTGCTGTGCGAAAAGAAGAGACTCGTACTCGCATTGTCGAAAGCACGCGGTCTagttgcttaccacatgtaaTATTGTTTTCTCCTTTCTTACAGTGTTTTACCCCAAAAGATCTCCACGATTTCGAAGGATCACCGCCATCAAAAGCGCTAAATTCAACCGAATTTATTGAA
This window harbors:
- the LOC138015094 gene encoding uncharacterized protein, whose translation is MFQLFIQCGSQFISDPSKDHWMGVKRVLRYIKGTLTYGLKFSVTGREDDLWGFSDADLAGDADNRRLTSGYVFKVANSTVSWCSKKQATVAQSTTEAEYVALSQATQEAIYLRKLLADLGCKADLPTVLYEDNQGAIEISRKPRFHNRTKHIDFAFHFIRERIASN